The sequence below is a genomic window from Hydractinia symbiolongicarpus strain clone_291-10 chromosome 10, HSymV2.1, whole genome shotgun sequence.
CCTAGTGGAAAATCGCCTTTAGGAAGATTTGAAAAGAATTTGTGAATCCATAACTTTTGTTCACAAATTCAATGCTAACAGGTCTCTGCTGTACTTAACAccaaacacttttttaaaaggtgtttttattttgtgaataaaGAAGTGCAgaagaaattgttttttatatttttcctgCATAAAATGGATTGCacaattgtttacattttcttgaatttcattttcttgaattttcGTTAAAAAGCTCGAGAGAAAAAATACGCGCTGAAAAAGTTGAATGAGTTCAACTTTTTGAGAAAAGCTCGGGAGCATCTTTTTACGTCAAGTCTGCGGTCATTCTACTTCATTGCGCATGCTTGTGGGAAAAGCTCTCAAGATTTTTCCGATGGagcggaaaatgcagtcgtATGGAAACCTACCTTAAGAGGAAATTACCTTAAGGGAAATCCCCTAATTCAAAATTTTCTgtctatctaaaaaaaaaaaaaaaataaataaataaatgaatgtctTAGAATTGCATGAAGCACATAGCCTCTTTAGGTCTACCGTCATTAGCATCAGAGCTGTTATTGAAGATAATCCTTATGTGTTATGGTTATATTAGATAAATTtaagacacaggaaatgtgcaaTAAAGCAGTTGAGGAAAAGCCCTATATACTCACATATGTTCCGGATCAATTCAAGACCCAAGAAATCTGTATCGGAGCCGTTCAAGGGGATTCCCATGTGCCATGTGCTCCAATATGTTCCAGATCGattcaagacccaggaaatgtgtagCAGGGTCGTTAAAGAGAAACCTCGTATGATCGTGGTTGTTCCAGTTCGATTCAAGATGCAGGACATGTGTAGTAGAGTTGTTGAATATGACCCCTACATTAACGCGGCTGTTCTTAATCATCTCATGACTCAGTAAATGTGCAATAAGGTAGTTGAGGAGGATCCCTGTTGCCTCAAATATGTTCCAGATCAATTCAAGACCCAAGTGTTGTGTGCTAAAGCCGTTGAAAAGAACCCATGGATGCTCGAGTATGTTCCAGGTATATTCAAGACCGAAGGTATGTGCAACAAAGCTGTGGAAAAATGCATGATAAATGAGCACCAAACAGAAATCACCATTCGAAATATTTGAAGATAttgtggaaatattttttaccaGCATTGGGATCTCTCCCGATGATGGCCACGGCATGCTAGAAAATAAAAGAGAGGAGTTGATTGAAGAACTAAAGGCTAGGGTCCGTGATTTAGAAAAGCAGAAGATTGAAACATAAGATAAAACGACGAAAGAACAATGCGATGATTGAAATGTATACTTGATGTATATGATAGGTGTAAATGTGGTAGAAAACTTGTGGTGGAAGGAAAAATTTTATGTTGGCGTTGTTATCAGGAATACCTTATTTAATGGTGGTATTTGTACGGGCAAATAGAATttattgataaaatattttcgtaTAAATAAAATAGCATGTTGAAATTTGGAGACAAAATTGTTAAATCAAAAGAATTTTACAGTAATATAACACCGTACAATATCGAAGATGTAAATATCGAAAACCTGGTGCTGAGTGATTCAATCCCCGCAAACTAAGGCAAAGACGAAAGACTCGTGATTGGATATCATGACCAAGACAGCCTATCACCATTACTGATAAAAACCCCTAAAAATATCTACTCCCAGGGTGTCTCTCAATACAGTGGGAATTCCGCGTTCGCCATGTCGTTTGATCTTGGTGATTCTGAGTGGTTAGAAAAATATACTGAAATCCTGAAGAAAGTGGAGGTTTTGGAGGAACATTGCTTCACCAACATAAAGTGTGAAGAAAGATCGATATATAAATCCAAAATTGAAGGAGTGGGAAGGTAAAATTAGAACAACTTCCATAAGAAAAAGATACCCCGGGAATCTTGTGAATGTACGGCAATCATTAATTTGGGAAGCATTTATAAACAAGGGCCCAACTATTACGTACAGACTTACCTGGAAGAGTGTAAGTATAAGGAGGTTGAAAGGTATGGCGCTAGTTATCTTTCTGAGGATGATCTCGACGACGAGTTTTACAGAGTACTAGTTTTTATTGCATCACCTGGATGTAAAGGTTCGTATAGTTGATAAgaactatataaataaaataaatgaacgTTCGAAAGAAAGCCAAATTAATGAAAATTCCTCGCTATTCTACAATGAATAAGGACGATCTTGCTGAAGCAatccgaaaaataaaatataaggaTGCTTCAATTCAAACAGATGGTCCTTATTGCAAGTCCTGTGTTGAAATTGCAtacaaaaaaatcttgaaaaatatttgcaacAACTCGCTAAAAAATCGCGATGTATAGTACGTGATGGAGATCTACTGATCGATGTAGAGACTGGAGTTGTGAGTTGCGACATTGATGAGCAACGCATGCAGTTTCGTGGGATTATTTTCCTATAAAATTTAtgctcctgcggagccgctAGGTGATATCGATTTCATACCATCAAGGAAGCAATCATCCTCATCCAGCTGAGGGCAAACAAGTGATAGACGTCAGTCCTGTAGTATCCATTATAGTCACCCTTTATATAGTACTTTCCACCTGGAGGATCAGGTAAACCCATGAGATATTTCAGTGCCCTGTGAATGACAATTGTAAAACCATCCGGcacacggagcctgcagagcCCATCTTTCAGCACAAAGACCATAGCACTTCCCCCAGCTTGCTCGTTGATAAAAGCTGCCAGATCCTCGATCTTATACAAACCGTTCATGATCTCAATCCGGGTAACCTTCTGGTCAGGTTCCACTTTCCGAATGGTGAAATCATTATTACTGTAAATGTTCAACCACGTGGGTCGAATGCTGGTCGACTTTAGAGCGATCCTCGTACACTGCCCTAGGTAATCGTCAAAAATGGTAGCCTTGTCGATATCTGTGATATACAATTGCTTCATCTTTTATTGTAGAAGAAAAGATGAATATTTACTCATACAACCCGAAGGGAAAATACAAATCAAACAGTAGAGAATGGCCTATGGGTATAACAAATCTTGAACATCAGGATTTGTATCTATGAGCAACGCATGCAGTTTCGTGGGATTATTTTCCTATAAAATTTAtgctcctgcggagccgctAGGTGATATCGATTTCATACCATCAAGGAAGCAATCATCCTCATCCAGCTGAGGGCAAACAAGTGATAGACGTCAGTCCTGTAGTATCCATTATAGTCACCCTTTATATAGTACTTTCCACCTGGAGGATCAGGTAAACCCATGAGATATTTCAGTGCCCTGTGAATGACAATTGTAAAACCATCCGGcacacggagcctgcagagcCCATCTTTCAGCACAAAGACCATAGCACTTCCCCCAGCTTGCTCGTTGATAAAAGCTGCCAGATCCTCGATCTTATACAAACCGTTCATGATCTCAATCCGGGTAACCTTCTGGTCAGGTTCCACTTTCCGAATGGTGAAATCATTATTACTGTAAATGTTCAACCACGTGGGTCGAATGCTGGTCGACTTTAGAGCGATCCTCGTACACTGCCCTAGGTAATCGTCAAAAATGGTAGCCTTGTCGATATCTGTGATATACAATTGCTTCATCTTTTATTGTAGAAGAAAAGATGAATATTTACTCATACAACCCGAAGGGAAAATACAAATCAAACAGTAGAGAATGGCCTCTGGGTATAACAAATCTTGAACATCAGGATTTGTATCTATGAGCAACGCATGCAGTTTCGTGGGATTATTTTCCTATAAAATTTAtgctcctgcggagccgctAGGTGATATCGATTTCATACCATCAAGGAAGCAATCATCCTCATCCAGCTGAGGGCAAACAAGTGATAGACGTCAGTCCTGTAGTATCCATTATAGTCACCCTTTATATAGTACTTTCCACCTGGAGGATCAGGTAAACCCATGAGATATTTCAGTGCCCTGTGAATGACAATTGTAAAACCATCCGGcacacggagcctgcagagcCCATCTTTCAGCACAAAGACCATAGCACTTCCCCCAGCTTGCTCGTTGATAAAAGCTGCCAGATCCTCGATCTTATACAAACCGTTCATGATCTCAATCCGGGTAACCTTCTGGTCAGGTTCCACTTTCCGAATGGTGAAATCATTATTACTGTAAATGTTCAACCACGTGGGTCGAATGCTGGTCGACTTTAGAGCGATCCTCGTACACTGCCCTAGGTAATCGTCAAAAATGGTAGCCTTGTCGATATCTGTGATATACAATTGCTTCATCTTTTATTGTAGAAGAAAAGATGAATATTTACTCATACAACCCGAAGGGAAAATACAAATCAAACAGTAGAGAATGGCCTCTGGGTATAACAAATCTTGAACATCAGGATTTGTATCTATAAACAGAATCACATATCCCTGTAGTATTCCACGAGTTTAGCAAGTATCCCATTAAAGTTCCAACGACTTAccttaaagacaattaattctgatatatatcacaaccaaatccCGGTCGGAAAATAGCAAAGTACGGtttttttaggatttacgtacAGGGCGCTTTtgttacactcataagcgcaataaatgcacacataaaatttggtacttattgcaaaataccact
It includes:
- the LOC130612442 gene encoding uncharacterized protein LOC130612442 isoform X2; translation: MLSFKSILKKSQVLKGQLPVINKLCTFQQKQASSADHLAKYGQGGRNSFNGIVATVFGATGYLGRYVVNRLARSGAQVIVAYRGVEDDFRHLRVMGEIGQINFLHFDLKDYESILKAMSHSNTVINLISRNYSTRMPWPSSGEIPMLVKNISTISSNISNGDFCLVLIYHAFFHSFVAHTFGLEYTWNILEHPWVLFNGFSTQHLGLELIWNIFEATGILLNYLIAHLLSHEMIKNSRVNVGVIFNNSTTHVLHLESNWNNHDHTRFLFNDPATHFLGLESIWNILEHMAHGNPLERLRYRFLGS